A DNA window from Camelina sativa cultivar DH55 chromosome 17, Cs, whole genome shotgun sequence contains the following coding sequences:
- the LOC104759984 gene encoding uncharacterized protein LOC104759984, translated as MAILGILRQYEGVSGQQINLAKSSIQFGHTVDAGVQAEIQGVLGITNLGGMGSCLNIHESLGGSKTKVFSYVRDRLQSRTTGWSVRLLSKGGKEVMVKSVATAVPTFVMSCYRLPKTITSKLTSAVANFWWSTNGQSGGMHWIAWERLCCSKQLGGLGFKSVDDFNTALLAKQLWRLLEYPDFLFARVFKSRYYRNSDPLDPIRSYSPSYGWRSIVSARSLVNKGLITRVGSGSSISIWSDPWVPAQFRRPALSNGPFKDPNLRLPHLIDRRTRSWQKDLLTQHFDPLDVALIEAIPLGSDTKDDYLGWHFTKTGKYTVKFGYETARMDIQGPFRALGSGPEIIPLLARVWKVPCPPKLQHFLWQVLSGCISISTNLRHRGVNCDVVCMRCGFEAEDINHAIFLCPPARQVWALANVPVGPQHFPMESNLDERPDVVVRVAESEAVTWQEAQVDIEGDEVISIPSRPSSGPRLGISLPRDFMGYRCYVDGSWKETDVFAGAGWCCILSQNTPPVLGATNFRQSLSPLHAEVESFLWAIRCMIGHDFRDVVFLTDCSDLVKMVSSPTDLPAFATYLDDIQMDREEFSSFSLLYVPRQANVRADSLARQMGSELTEDNNDYLGEEIEGDDGPPVSSVGGKRTRPSSTLPVRARKNPAHRSFVWQHFVQKDPDVPLSNCL; from the exons ATGGCGATTTTGGGGATTTTACGGCAGTATGAAGGGGTCTCGGGTCAACAGATTAATCTGGCAAAGTCTTCGATACAATTTGGTCACACGGTTGATGCGGGAGTCCAGGCGGAAATACAGGGAGTGCTAGGGATCACGAATCTGGGGGGAATGGGTTCTTGTTTGAATATCCATGAGAGTCTGGGAGGGTCAAAGACTAAGGTTTTCTCTTATGTTAGAGATCGTTTGCAAAGCCGAACGACGGGGTGGTCGGTGAGGTTACTTTCGAAAGGGGGGAAAGAGGTTATGGTCAAGTCGGTCGCAACGGCGGTCCCGAcctttgtgatgtcttgttatCGCCTCCCAAAGACAATCACATCTAAACTGACCAGTGCCGTGGCAAATTTCTGGTGGAGTACAAATGGCCAGTCCGGGGGTATGCACTGGATTGCATGGGAACGGCTCTGTTGTAGCAAACAGTTAGGAGGTTTGGGTTTTAAGAGCGTTGATGATTTTAATACGGCTCTGTTGGCTAAGCAATTGTGGAGACTATTAGAGTACCCAGACTTCCTATTTGCCCgggtttttaaaagtagatATTATCGGAACTCAGATCCTTTGGATCCAATACGATCTTATTCACCCTCGTACGGGTGGAGGAGCATcgtttctgctcgctctctggtgaaCAAAGGCCTTATTACACGGGTTGGCTCGGGGTCCTCCATTTCTATATGGAGCGATCCCTGGGTCCCAGCCCAATTCCGGAGACCAGCCTTAAGTAACGGTCCTTTTAAGGACCCAAATCTCCGGTTACCTCATTTGATTGATCGTCGTACAAGATCATGGCAGAAGGATCTGCTCACCCAACATTTTGATCCTTTGGATGTTGCACTGATTGAGGCTATCCCTCTTGGTAGTGATACCAAGGATGATTATTTAGGGTGGCATTTTACCAAAACAGGGAAATACACAGTGAAATTTGGATATGAGACGGCACGTATGGATATCCAGGGTCCTTTTCGGGCCTTGGGTTCTGGGCCAGAAATTATCCCCCTTCTTGCAAGGGTTTGGAAGGTGCCTTGTCCACCGAAATTACAACATTTTCTGTGGCAAGTTTTATCGGGCTGCATATCGATATCGACTAATTTACGCCATCGAGGGGTGAATTGCGATGTTGTTTGCATGCGGTGCGGGTTTGAGGCGGAGGATATCAATCATGCTATATTTTTGTGTCCGCCGGCTCGACAGGTCTGGGCTTTGGCCAATGTCCCTGTGGGACCTCAGCATTTCCCGATGGAGTCG AATTTGGATGAACGCCCGGATGTGGTTGTCCGGGTGGCGGAGAGTGAGGCGGTTACTTGGCAGGAGGCTCAGGTGGATATTGAGGGCGACGAGGTCATCTCCATCCCTTCACGTCCGTCATCGGGACCTCGTCTCGGTATATCACTCCCTCGGGATTTTATGGGCTATCGATGTTATGTGGATGGCTCCTGGAAGGAAACAGAtgtttttgcaggtgcaggatggtGCTGTATCTTGTCACAAAACACGCCCCCGGTGCTTGGTGCGACCAATTTCCGGCAAAGCTTATCCCCGCTGCATGCTGAGGTTGAATCTTTCCTCTGGGCGATACGCTGTATGATTGGCCACGACTTCCGGGATGTGGTTTTCCTTACCgactgctcagacttggtgaagatggtgtcttctcctacTGATTTGCCAGCCTTTGCAACATACCTCGACGACATTCAGATggacagggaggagttttcttccttctctttgctTTATGTTCCACGCCAAGCTAATGTACGCGCGGACTCTTTAGCACGCCAG ATGGGTTCAGAATTGACTGAAGACAACAATGATTATTTGGGTGAAGAGATTGAAGGAGACGATGGTCCACCAGTCTCGTCAGTTGGAGGGAAACGAACAAGACCAAGTTCCACTTTGCCTGTCAGAGCAAGAAAAAATCCAGCTCACAGGTCATTTGTGTGGCAACATTTTGTTCAGAAGGATCCGGATGTTCCACTAAGCAACTGTCTCTAA
- the LOC104758578 gene encoding phospholipase D alpha 2-like, with protein sequence MEEFLLHGRLHATIYEVDRLNAEGGRSGFLGSILANVEETIGVGKGETQLYATIDLEKARVGRTRKISKEPKNPKWYESFHIYCGHMAKHVIFTVKDANPIGATLIGRGYVPVEDILHGEEVDRWVEILDNEKKPIAGGSKIHVKIQYFGVEKDKNWNRGIKSAKFPGVPYTFFSQRRGCKVSLYQDAHIPGNFVPKIPLAGGKNYEASRCWEDIFDAITNAKHLIYITGWSVYTEISLVRDSRRPKQGGDVTVGELLKKKASEGVKVILLVWDDRTSVDVLKKDGLMATHDEETENFFRGTDVNCILCPRNPDDGGSIVQNLQISTMFTHHQKIVVVDSEMPSGGSRTRRIVSFVGGLDLCDGRYDTPFHSLFRTLDTAHHDDFHQPNFTGAAITKGGPREPWHDIHCRLEGPIAWDVLYNFEQRWNRQGGKDILVKMRELGDVIIPPSPVLFAEDHDVWNVQLFRSIDGGAAAGFPDSPEAAAEAGLVSGKDNIIDRSIQDAYIHAIRRAKDFIYIENQYFLGSSFAWSADGIKPEEINALHLIPKELSLKIVSKIKAGEKFKVYVVVPMWPEGIPESGSVQAILDWQKRTMEMMYKDVIKALREKGLQGEDPRDYLTFFCLGNREVKKDGEYVPTEKPEPDTDYIRAQEARRFMIYVHTKMMIVDDEYIIIGSANINQRSMDGARDSEIAMGGYQPYHLSTRQPARGQIHGFRMSLWYEHLGMLDETFLEPSSQECIQKVNRVADKYWDLYASESLEHDLPGHLLRYPIGIASEGNITELPGCEFFPDTKARILGVKSDYMPPILTT encoded by the exons ATGGAAGAGTTTTTGTTACATGGAAGATTGCACGCGACAATCTATGAAGTTGATCGTCTCAATGCTGAAGGAGGTAGATCAGGTTTCTTAGGATCG ATTCTAGCAAATGTAGAAGAAACAATCGGTGTTGGCAAAGGAGAAACTCAGCTTTACGCTACAATCGATCTAGAGAAAGCAAGAGTTGGAAGAACTAGGAAGATATCAAAGGAACCAAAAAACCCAAAGTGGTACGAATCTTTTCATATTTACTGTGGTCACATGGCTAAACATGTTATATTCACAGTTAAAGACGCTAATCCGATTGGTGCGACGTTGATCGGAAGAGGCTATGTTCCTGTGGAAGATATTTTGCATGGTGAAGAAGTTGACAGATGGGTTGAGATCTTAGATAATGAGAAAAAACCCATTGCTGGAGGATCAAAGATCCATGTCAAAATCCAATATTTTGGTGTTGAAAAGGATAAAAATTGGAACCGAGGTATCAAAAGTGCAAAGTTTCCAGGTGTTCCTTACACATTCTTCTCTCAGAGAAGGGGCTGCAAAGTTTCCCTGTATCAAGATGCTCATATTCCTGGAAACTTTGTCCCGAAGATCCCTCTCGCGGGTGGGAAGAACTACGAGGCAAGTCGATGTTGGGAGGATATTTTCGATGCCATAACTAATGCGAAACACTTGATTTACATTACTGGTTGGTCTGTTTACACTGAGATTTCTTTGGTGAGGGACTCGAGGAGACCTAAACAAGGAGGAGATGTGACTGTTGGTGAGCTTCTCAAGAAGAAAGCTAGTGAAGGTGTTAAGGTTATTTTGCTTGTTTGGGATGACAGAACATCTGTTGATGTGCTGAAAAAAGATGGACTTATGGCCACTCATGATGAAGAAACTGAGAATTTTTTCAGAGGAACTGACGTGAACTGTATTTTGTGTCCACGTAACCCTGATGATGGTGGAAGCATTGTCCAAAACTTGCAAATCTCAACTATGTTCACTCATCACCAAAAGATTGTTGTTGTAGACAGTGAAATGCCAAGTGGAGGATCAAGAACTAGAAGAATTGTGAGTTTTGTTGGTGGTCTTGATCTTTGTGATGGAAGATACGACACTCCGTTTCACTCCTTGTTTAGAACGTTGGACACTGCACATCACGATGACTTCCATCAACCGAACTTCACTGGCGCTGCGATAACCAAAGGTGGTCCTAGAGAGCCGTGGCATGACATTCACTGTCGCCTTGAAGGACCTATTGCTTGGGATGTCTTGTATAATTTTGAGCAGAGATGGAATAGACAAGGCGGTAAAGATATCTTGGTCAAAATGAGAGAACTTGGCGATGTTATCATTCCGCCTTCTCCTGTTCTGTTCGCAGAGGATCACGATGTGTGGAATGTTCAGTTGTTTAGATCCATTGATGGTGGAGCAGCTGCTGGATTTCCTGACTCCCCTGAAGCTGCAGCTGAAGCAGGTCTTGTGAGTGGAAAAGATAATATCATCGACAGGAGCATCCAAGATGCTTACATTCACGCCATAAGACGAGCTAAAGACTTCATCTATATCGAAAACCAGTACTTCCTTGGAAGCTCTTTTGCTTGGAGCGCTGATGGAATCAAACCTGAAGAAATCAATGCTCTGCATTTGATTCCAAAGGAGCTATCTTTGAAGATTGTTAGCAAGATCAAAGCTGGAGAGAAGTTTAAGGTTTATGTTGTTGTTCCAATGTGGCCTGAAGGCATTCCTGAGAGTGGATCAGTCCAAGCTATACTAGATTGGCAGAAAAGAACAATGGAGATGATGTACAAAGATGTGATCAAGGCACTTAGAGAAAAGGGACTTCAGGGTGAGGATCCGCGAGATTATCTAACATTCTTCTGCCTTGGTAACCGAGAAGTTAAGAAAGATGGAGAGTATGTGCCTACAGAGAAACCTGAACCAGACACTGACTATATCAGAGCACAAGAAGCACGCCGCTTCATGATCTATGTTCACACTAAAATGATGATAG TTGACGATGAGTACATTATAATCGGATCAGCAAATATCAACCAGAGGTCAATGGATGGTGCAAGAGACTCAGAGATAGCAATGGGAGGCTATCAGCCATATCATCTCTCAACAAGACAGCCAGCTCGAGGTCAAATCCATGGATTCCGCATGTCCTTGTGGTATGAACATTTAGGAATGCTCGATGAAACCTTCCTCGAACCATCGAGCCAAGAATGTATCCAGAAAGTTAACCGTGTTGCTGATAAGTATTGGGATCTTTACGCAAGTGAGTCACTTGAACATGATCTTCCTGGTCATCTACTTCGTTACCCGATCGGTATTGCTAGTGAAGGGAACATCACTGAGCTTCCCGGATGTGAGTTCTTTCCCGACACAAAAGCACGTATCCTTGGTGTTAAATCTGATTACATGCCTCCTATTCTTACAACCTAA
- the LOC104759985 gene encoding zinc finger BED domain-containing protein RICESLEEPER 2-like encodes MKGHLSRCKLFKKHEESGSQKVLASEGSGVMTAVKYDKGLFRRSVNEMIVLNELPFAFVESEGFRRFCSNNLPMYTVHCRKTSTSDIYGMFLSEKAALKELFGQKKQRVSMTTDIWVAPTTSCSYMVVTAHWIDRDWKLQKRIISFKPVIDHKGDTISSHLIGCLEEWGIEKVFTVTVDNAKANDKALGAFTNALIMKGPDALVRCGDYLHMRCCAHILNLIVKDGLAKANQSIMAIRNAIKYVRSSGDRFKSFLLRVETGNVSRGSLCLDVSTRWNSTYLMLTAAIKFRVAFEKLLVEDKLYNEYFMEKEDSGEDGAEAEKRVGPPTFANWDEVQRFVKFLKIFFNCTLAFSATKSVTSSIAYNEIVVIERNLISLSCHSDSLLKTEAMVMRSKFEKYWDGLINMNPLVIIASVFDPRNKMQFATICFDKLYGKDSVEATHLRSSIKSVMKKLYEEYASKLSPTPSQGESSSAARSDNGESVDVSAMFDL; translated from the coding sequence ATGAAGGGTCACCTTAGTAGGTGTAAGTTGTTTAAGAAGCATGAGGAGAGTGGTAGTCAGAAAGTGTTGGCTAGTGAGGGCAGTGGAGTTATGACAGCAGTCAAGTATGATAAAGGTCTGTTTAGGAGATCTGTGAATGAGATGATAGTGCTTAATGAGCTACCTTTTGCATTTGTGGAATCAGAAGGGTTTAGGAGATTCTGCAGCAACAATCTTCCCATGTACACAGTTCATTGCAGGAAGACATCCACTTCTGATATTTATGGGATGTTTTTGAGTGAGAAAGCTGCTTTGAAAGAGTTGTTTGGTCAGAAAAAACAGAGAGTGTCGATGACAACCGACATTTGGGTCGCTCCAACCACTTCTTGTAGTTACATGGTGGTCACAGCCCACTGGATTGATAGAGATTGGAAATTGCAGAAGAGGATCATTAGCTTCAAACCTGTTATTGATCACAAAGGAGATACAATTTCATCACACTTGATTGGCTGTCTCGAAGAATGGGGAATCGAGAAAGTATTCACGGTGACAGTTGATAATGCAAAAGCGAATGATAAAGCTCTAGGGGCGTTCACAAATGCTTTGATAATGAAAGGACCTGATGCATTAGTTAGATGTGGTGATTATCTTCACATGAGGTGTTGTGCTcacattttaaatttgattgtCAAAGATGGTTTAGCTAAAGCAAATCAGAGTATCATGGCAATTCGGAATGCAATCAagtatgtgaggtcatcaggtGATAGATTCAAATCTTTTCTGTTGAGGGTTGAGACTGGAAATGTGAGTAGAGGAAGCTTGTGTCTTGATGTTAGCACTAGGTGGAACTCCACCTATCTTATGCTCACTGCCGCAATCAAGTTCAGAGTTGCGTTTGAGAAGCTGTTGGTTGAGGATAAGTTGTACAATGAGTATTTCATGGAGAAAGAAGATAGTGGAGAGGATGGAGCTGAAGCAGAGAAACGTGTTGGTCCTCCAACATTTGCTAATTGGGATGAAGTGCAAAGGTTTGTTAAATTTCTGAAAATCTTTTTCAATTGCACATTAGCCTTCTCTGCAACAAAATCAGTGACATCTTCTATTGCCTACAATGAGATCGTCGTTATCGAGAGAAACTTGATCAGTCTAAGCTGCCATAGTGATTCTCTCTTAAAGACGGAAGCAATGGTGATGAGGTCCAAGTTTGAGAAGTATTGGGATGGTCTTATCAACATGAATCCACTAGTAATCATTGCAAGTGTGTTTGATCCAAGGAACAAAATGCAATTTGCTACTATTTGCTTCGACAAGCTTTATGGAAAAGATAGTGTCGAAGCTACTCATCTCAGATCATCAATTAAGAGTGTGATGAAGAAGCTATACGAGGAGTATGCCTCGAAGCTTAGCCCCACCCCTTCTCAAGGTGAGAGCAGTAGTGCTGCCAGAAGTGATAATGGAGAATCAGTAGATGTAAGTGCCATGTTTGATTTGTGA